In Phlebotomus papatasi isolate M1 chromosome 1, Ppap_2.1, whole genome shotgun sequence, the following proteins share a genomic window:
- the LOC129797879 gene encoding phosphatidylinositol 5-phosphate 4-kinase type-2 alpha — MSSVPVPRILKKKHFRVKHQKVKLFRANEPLVSVFMWGINSTINELSHVNIPVMLLPDDFRAYSKIKVDNHLFNKENMPSHFKVKEYCPLVFRNLRERFGVDDVDYRESLTRSQPLKIDSSGKSGAQFYMSYDRLFIVKSLTSEEVERMHSFLKHYHPYVVERHGNVLLPQYLGMYRLTVDGVQSYFVVMRNVFSSHLRVHRKFDLKGSTVEREASDKELEKQLPTLKDNDFIKSGIKILIGDEAKEKLLATLNADVDFLTKLHLMDYSLLLGIHDCNRAEEDLANEGLQGGARGETSDSEECDSGERFNYNTPPDSPRYIGQGQYNEIIPEIDIYAISSLPERREIYFIAIIDVLTHYGVKKQAAKAAKTVKYGSNVDGISTCDPEQYAKRFIDFIDKAIE; from the exons ATGTCGTCTGTGCCAGTGCCGCGGATCCTCAAGAAGAAGCACTTTCGCGTGAAACACCAGAAAGTGAAGTTATTTCGCGCCAATGAGCCACTTGTGAGTGTCTTCATGTGGGGCATCAATAGCACT ATTAATGAGCTGAGCCATGTCAATATTCCCGTCATGCTCCTGCCAGACGACTTTCGAGCCTACTCCAAGATCAAAGTCGACAATCACCTATTTAACAA AGAAAATATGCCATCCCACTTCAAAGTCAAAGAATACTGTCCACTGGTTTTCCGGAATCTGAGGGAACGCTTTGGGGTGGATGATGTGGATTACCGTGAGTCCCTGACTCGTTCCCAGCCGCTCAAAATTGATTCGTCTGGGAAGAGTGGGGCACAGTTCTACATGAGCTACGATAGATTGTTCATCGTGAAGAGTCTGACGTCTGAAGAGGTCGAGAGGATGCACTCCTTCCTCAAGCACTACCATCCG TATGTCGTTGAGCGACATGGAAATGTGCTGCTGCCGCAGTATTTGGGAATGTATCGGCTGACAGTGGATGGTGTTCAGTCCTATTTTGTGGTGATGCGAAATGTCTTCAGCTCCCACCTCAGAGTCCACCGTAAGTTTGACCTCAAGGGTAGCACAGTTGAGAGGGAGGCGTCAGACAAAGAGCTGGAGAAACAGCTGCCGACACTCAAAGACAATGACTTCATCAAGTCCGGCATCAAGATTTTGATTGGGGACGAAGCCAAAGAGAAACTCCTCGCCACACTAAATGCTGATGTCGAT TTCCTCACCAAATTGCACCTCATGGACTATTCCCTGCTCCTGGGAATTCACGATTGCAATAGGGCCGAGGAGGATCTGGCTAATGAGGGGCTTCAGGGGGGTGCAAGGGGGGAAACGAGTGACAGTGAAGAGTGCGACAGTGGTGAAAG GTTTAACTACAACACTCCACCAGACTCACCGAGGTACATTGGTCAGGGACAATACAATGAGATCATACCAGAAATTGATATCTATGCCATCTCGAGTCTGCCGGAGAGGCGGGAGATCTACTTCATTGCAATTATCGACGTTCTCACGCATTATGGCGTCAAGAAGCAA gCAGCCAAAGCAGCAAAAACAGTCAAGTATGGGAGCAATGTGGATGGAATTTCAACTTGTGACCCTGAACAGTATGCCAAACGATTTATCGACTTTATTGATAAGGCAATTGAGTAG
- the LOC129797907 gene encoding ubiquitin-conjugating enzyme E2 G1 → MSEPQSSLLLKKQLAELNKNPVEGFSAGLIDENDIFRWEVLIIGPPDTLYEGGFFKAHLYFPKEYPLRPPRMKFVTEIWHPNIEKNGDVCISILHEPGDDKWGYEKASERWLPVHTVETILISVISMLADPNDESPANVDAAKEWREAYPEFKRKVARCVRKSQEDSS, encoded by the exons atgtcAGAGCCTCAATCTTCACTATTACTAAAAAAGCAATTAGCTG agcTGAATAAAAATCCTGTGGAGGGATTTTCAGCTGGATTAATTGATGAAAATGACATCTTTCGATGGGAAGTACTTATTATTGGACCTCCGGACACACTTTA CGAGGGTGGATTCTTTAAGGCCCACCTGTACTTCCCGAAAGAGTATCCGTTGCGGCCGCCGCGTATGAAATTCGTAACGGAAATTTGGCATCCAAATATTGAGAAGAATGGTGATGTTTGCATAAGTATCCTCCACGAGCCAGGCGATGACAAATGGGGCTATGAGAAGGCATCGGAGCGCTGGCTGCCAGTTCATACAGTTGAAACAATTCTCATATCTGTAATATCAATGTTGGCTGATCCAAATGACGAGTCCCCAGCAAATGTAGATGCGGCCAAAGAGTGGCGAGAGGCGTATCCGGAATTCAAAAGGAAAGTGGCTAGATGTGTCCGAAAATCGCAAGAGGATAGCTCGtag
- the LOC129797925 gene encoding uncharacterized protein LOC129797925: MALASEQFREIVENIFNRWTALKLAVEHGMGGRTGHQKAIELMNHTFDYCIQPNTPAPEDLQDALDDYLDQEFQTICDDNSSQEISFCLIKYLNMFRAGHLAEISNELAQLPPVTKWLNPAHKITYVAVPDDSSSESEEEIPQQIGAFTVTDLPQGFEPSSSGGTMTMEEEDLDPGWTKVTSKSRRKH; the protein is encoded by the exons ATGGCTTTAGCAAGTGAACAGTTCCGGGAGATTGTAGAGAATATCTTTAATCGCTGGACTGCCTTAAAATTGGCAGTTGAACATGGAATGGGTGGAAGAACTGGTCATCAG AAAGCCATTGAGTTGATGAATCATACCTTTGACTACTGCATTCAGCCTAATACACCAGCTCCTGAGGATTTACAAGATGCTCTGGATGACTACCTTGATCAGGAATTCCAGACGATTTGCGATGACAATTCCTCACAGGAAATCAGCTTTTGCCTCATAAAGTACCTCAATATGTTCAGAGCTGGACATCTAGCTGAGATCTCTAATGAACTGGCTCAGCTGCCTCCTGTGACAAAGTGGCTGAATCCTGCCCACAAAATCACCTACGTAGCAGTTCCGGATGATTCATCATCGGAATCCGAGGAGGAAATTCCTCAACAAATTGGTGCTTTCACTGTAACAGATCTTCCGCAAGGATTTGAGCCTAGTTCTAGCGGGGGCACGATGACAATGGAGGAGGAAGATCTAGATCCTGGATGGACGAAAGTAACGTCGAAATCCAGGAGAAAacactaa